Proteins encoded within one genomic window of Lampris incognitus isolate fLamInc1 chromosome 19, fLamInc1.hap2, whole genome shotgun sequence:
- the tmem108 gene encoding transmembrane protein 108 gives MPTAQSSHPSVPTSSYLDWHQEGSNSGEWSSKGGAQPAENHLPTVILPSPGLFHVTHTPHTTGLAFKHPLIHDTSAVSPNTVSSAGIKPDQGTPSPVIRPLELSSGVADQGRTSKLVKVIQAHNPDTVSTKQASDGPRFPSPAVPHSETKTAARGTPVSSSASERGDTQEQERADSLDLPQHVEPWRLSIEQPTSPGQQYVTELRPSSFTSSSSSVDIEPASGLALREFAQGNSRLAKPHTITLREVHGDINEPPTMPLVAELEGSVPPIATPPENTTLPAPTLPSTPALAHKPTDKTVPDPTAMPTNHTVTNISTDGEGHGRDIPAPSPPPEGNGTDGALRNVTVDEGIIFNGSSPELPPSQGNSSPPLEPPSTANGNFLNRLVPTTPRDPRVLGNSSGPTLNSPLSRTTICFSRMDIVWIVLAISVPVSSCSVLLTVCCMRRKKKSSSQENNLSYWNNAITMDYFSRHAVELPREIHTLESEEHDTCLPPNGDYSSSSVVLVNPFCQETLFINRDKASDI, from the exons ATGCCAACCGCCCAGAGCAGCCACCCCTCCGTCCCCACCTCTTCCTACCTGGACTGGCACCAGGAAGGCTCCAACAGCGGGGAGTGGTCCTCCAAAGGAGGTGCTCAGCCTGCAGAAAACCACCTCCCCACTGTGATACTCCCCTCCCCGGGATTGtttcatgtcacacacacaccccacaccacTGGTTTGGCTTTTAAACACCCTCTCATACATGATACAAGTGCTGTTAGTCCAAACACTGTGAGCTCTGCTGGAATTAAACCAGATCAAGGGACTCCTAGCCCTGTGATTCGACCCCTGGAGCTGAGCTCTGGTGTTGCCGATCAGGGTCGCACATCCAAATTGGTCAAGGTAATTCAAGCCCATAACCCAGATACTGTCAGCACTAAGCAGGCCAGTGATGGCCCGAGATTTCCCAGCCCTGCTGTCCCACATAGTGAGACAAAAACTGCTGCAAGAGGAACTCCTGTGTCCAGCTCTGCCTCTGAAAGAGGAGATACACAGGAACAAGAACGAGCTGACTCCCTGGACCTCCCACAACACGTTGAGCCCTGGAGGCTGAGCATAGAGCAACCCACCAGCCCAGGCCAGCAGTATGTAACTGAGCTGCGGCCTTCCTCCTttacttcctcctcttcctcagtggACATTGAACCTGCATCAGGCCTGGCACTTAGGGAGTTTGCCCAAGGCAACTCCAGGCTGGCCAAGCCCCACACCATCACCCTGAGGGAGGTGCATGGTGACATCAACGAACCTCCCACCATGCCGTTAGTGGCAGAGCTGGAAGGCTCTGTCCCTCCTATAGCCACCCCACCCGAAAACACCACTTTACCTGCCCCAACCCTTCCATCCACCCCTGCCCTTGCCCACAAGCCCACCGATAAGACGGTACCCGATCCAACTGCCATGCCAACCAACCACACTGTAACCAACATCTCCACTGATGGGGAAGGTCACGGTAGGGATATCCCTGCCCCGTCACCTCCACCCGAGGGTAATGGCACAGATGGTGCCTTGAGGAACGTTACTGTAGATGAGGGGATCATCTTTAATGGCAGCTCTCCCGAGCTGCCTCCGTCACAGGGGAACAGTTCACCCCCCTTGGAGCCCCCATCCACAGCCAACGGGAACTTCCTGAACAGGTTGGTTCCCACCACCCCCAGAGACCCCAGGGTCCTTGGTAACAGCTCCGGTCCCACCCTGAACTCCCCGCTGTCCCGCACCACCATCTGTTTCAGCAGGATGGACATTGTATGGATCGTGCTGGCCATCAGTGTGCCCGTGTCCTCATGCT CTGTGCTGCTGACCGTGTGCTGTATGAGGAGAAAGAAGAAGTCGTCAAGCCAAGAGAACAACCTGAGCTACTGGAACAATGCCATCACCATGGACTACTTCAGCAGGCATGCTGTGGAGCTGCCCAGAGAGATACACACTCTGGAGAGTGAG GAGCATGACACCTGTCTACCCCCTAATGGagactacagcagcagcagtgtggtcCTGGTCAACCCTTTCTGCCAAGAAACCCTCTTCATCAACAGAGACAAGGCCTCTGACAtctag